The proteins below come from a single Haemorhous mexicanus isolate bHaeMex1 chromosome 20, bHaeMex1.pri, whole genome shotgun sequence genomic window:
- the APOH gene encoding beta-2-glycoprotein 1 isoform X1 codes for MHPLALLGCLVALSHCALTSKVCPRPPEVLFATLNVDKKVYEVGEEVEYTCRPGFMPNSGQRKYTCLPTGKWALNTLLCLPKRCPPPPPLQNGKMDFEELQYQSTVTFSCDPGYNLVGSRTSQCMADGKWTGTFPHCQPVTCAPPSLPKFGVLSFRHLHPGNVSHFLDTIQFECVPPLALIGNETATCTANGTWSSIPVCKAVTCPTPTGIENGFIEFAVRRTYHYNESVTFGCQPRFVMEGSKHSRCENTGNWSTKPACRAPCKIPVKKAVVLYNGEKKRVQNDLKDGILHGETVSFFCKNKEKTCAYTVDVACVDGNFTLPACFKERGFFSTLVKKDPSEMKACEDEA; via the exons ATGCATCCCCTAGCCCTGCTCGGGTGCCTCGTGGCTCTGAGCCACTGCGCTCTCACGTCCAAAG TCTGTCCCAGGCCACCAGAAGTGTTGTTTGCCACACTCAATGTAGACAAAAAGGTGTATGAAGTGGGTGAGGAAGTGGAGTACACCTGCCGGCCCGGGTTCATGCCCAACAGCGGGCAGAGGAAGTACACGTGCCTGCCGACGGGCAAGTGGGCCTTGAacaccctgctctgcctcc cAAAGAGATGTCCCCCTCCTCCACCCCTGCAGAATGGCAAAATGGATTTTGAAGAGCTTCAGTACCAGAGTACTGTAACTTTTTCATGTGATCCAGG CTACAACCTCGTCGGGTCAAGAACGAGCCAGTGCATGGCAGATGGAAAGTGGACTGGGACTTTTCCACACTGTCAAC CTGTGACTTGTGCACCTCCCTCACTCCCGAAATTTGGGGTCCTCTCTTTTCGTCACCTCCATCCTGGAAACGTCTCTCATTTCCTGGACACCATCCAGTTTGAATGTGTCCCTCCTCTCGCCCTGATTGGGAATGAGACAGCCACCTGCACAGCCAatggcacctggagcagcatTCCAGTGTGCAAGG CTGTCACCTGCCCCACCCCGACAGGAATAGAGAATGGGTTCATCGAGTTTGCTGTGCGCAGAACCTACCACTACAACGAGAGCGTCACCTTTGGCTGCCAGCCCCGCTTCGTGATGGAGGGATCCAAACATTCCCGCTGTGAGAACACTGGAAACTGGTCCACCAAGCCAGCCTGCAGAG CACCGTGTAAAATACCAGTGAAGAAAGCTGTAGTATTGTACAATGGTGAGAAGAAGAGAGTTCAGAACGACCTGAAGGATGGCATTCTGCATGGGGAAACTGTATCCTTCTTCTGCaagaacaaggaaaaaaccTGTGCCTACACTGTAGATGTGGCATGTGTGGATGGCAACTTCACCCTCCCTGCCTGTTTTAAAG AACGTGGCTTTTTCTCAACTCTGGTGAAGAAAGACCCCTCAGAGATGAAAGCATGTGAAGATGAAGCTTGA
- the APOH gene encoding beta-2-glycoprotein 1 isoform X2 → MHPLALLGCLVALSHCALTSKAKRCPPPPPLQNGKMDFEELQYQSTVTFSCDPGYNLVGSRTSQCMADGKWTGTFPHCQPVTCAPPSLPKFGVLSFRHLHPGNVSHFLDTIQFECVPPLALIGNETATCTANGTWSSIPVCKAVTCPTPTGIENGFIEFAVRRTYHYNESVTFGCQPRFVMEGSKHSRCENTGNWSTKPACRAPCKIPVKKAVVLYNGEKKRVQNDLKDGILHGETVSFFCKNKEKTCAYTVDVACVDGNFTLPACFKERGFFSTLVKKDPSEMKACEDEA, encoded by the exons ATGCATCCCCTAGCCCTGCTCGGGTGCCTCGTGGCTCTGAGCCACTGCGCTCTCACGTCCAAAG cAAAGAGATGTCCCCCTCCTCCACCCCTGCAGAATGGCAAAATGGATTTTGAAGAGCTTCAGTACCAGAGTACTGTAACTTTTTCATGTGATCCAGG CTACAACCTCGTCGGGTCAAGAACGAGCCAGTGCATGGCAGATGGAAAGTGGACTGGGACTTTTCCACACTGTCAAC CTGTGACTTGTGCACCTCCCTCACTCCCGAAATTTGGGGTCCTCTCTTTTCGTCACCTCCATCCTGGAAACGTCTCTCATTTCCTGGACACCATCCAGTTTGAATGTGTCCCTCCTCTCGCCCTGATTGGGAATGAGACAGCCACCTGCACAGCCAatggcacctggagcagcatTCCAGTGTGCAAGG CTGTCACCTGCCCCACCCCGACAGGAATAGAGAATGGGTTCATCGAGTTTGCTGTGCGCAGAACCTACCACTACAACGAGAGCGTCACCTTTGGCTGCCAGCCCCGCTTCGTGATGGAGGGATCCAAACATTCCCGCTGTGAGAACACTGGAAACTGGTCCACCAAGCCAGCCTGCAGAG CACCGTGTAAAATACCAGTGAAGAAAGCTGTAGTATTGTACAATGGTGAGAAGAAGAGAGTTCAGAACGACCTGAAGGATGGCATTCTGCATGGGGAAACTGTATCCTTCTTCTGCaagaacaaggaaaaaaccTGTGCCTACACTGTAGATGTGGCATGTGTGGATGGCAACTTCACCCTCCCTGCCTGTTTTAAAG AACGTGGCTTTTTCTCAACTCTGGTGAAGAAAGACCCCTCAGAGATGAAAGCATGTGAAGATGAAGCTTGA